From the genome of Nocardia mangyaensis:
CTCCCGGTGACCACGCCGGGCGACGTCGAGGAGGTCGCCACGACCATCCTCGCCGACCTCCCGACCACCGAACTGCCCTATCTCACCGAAATGATCGTCGACCACGCCCTCCAGCCGGGCTACGACCACACCACCGAATTCGCCTACGGCCTCGATCTCATTCTCGACGCCCTCGAGTCACGCCGGACGTAGACATACCGCGCACGTCCGTGGCGAGTGTGCGCCAACTCGACCTCACGCGCGCCAGATGTTGAGGCAGCGCGTCATGAGCCGGAAGGGGATGGCCCGTCCCTTGGTCTGGTCGACGGTGCCCGTGAGGTGCAGGTCGAGTTCTGGACAGTGGAAGAGCCAGGTGCCGGTCGCCCCCGAGTGGCCGATGAGGGTGACGGGGTGTCGGCCCGCCGACGCGAGTCGACCGACTCCGAAGAACATGGTGCCCAATCCGTACCGGAGGACGGGGATGTTGCGCAGTCTGTTGCGGCGCTCGGTGAGCAGGCGCGACGAACTCTGCTCACGGAAGAGTTCACCGCCGAGCAGTGCTCGCTGAAAGGTGAGCAGATCGCCACTGCTGCTGAACAAGTCGTTGCTGGACTGGATCAACGAGGGGAGTTCGACGCGACGCTGTTTCGCGTAGAGCGGTGTGGGTGCCGCCGTCGACTCCGGCGGGCGATGCCCGGGTAGCCAGGTACTCGTCAATCCGAGCGGTCCGATGATCCGTTCTGTCAGGAGTTCGGCGAACGAGCGCTGGGTAGCCGTTTCGAGGATGCGGATGAGCAGCTGGAATCCGGTGTCGGAGTATCGCGCCTTCTGCCGGGAGACGGTGAGGTCCTGCGGTGCGAAGTGGGGCCGTTGCTGGTCGCGGGTGGTTCGGATCATGTCCTCGAACGTCCACGCCACGTCCCGGCCGGCGGCGAGCTGGTCGTCCAGGCTGGGGCCCCCACGACGCTTTTCGAAGTGGTCGGGCAACCCTGAGGTGTGGCTGGCGAGGTGGCGCACCGTGATCGCGGAGGTCCGGTCGACTCCGCCGAGCACGTGAAGTCCGTCGGTCGCCTGCGTCGGCAGGTAGCCGGTGATCGGTGCGCCCAGTTCGATCTCGCCGCGCTCGGCGGCCTGGATCACCAACGCGATGATGAAGCGTTTGGTGATGCTCGCGATGAAGAAGGGGTCGTCAGGGCGTATCGGGTGATCGGCACGGCCTGAGGCGGCTGACCAGCGCTGTGTCCCCTCCCCGTTCGCGATGGTGAGGGCGGCGTGGTGGACGTCGCGTCGCGTGACCAGTTTCTCCAGGAGATCGGTCAGTCGCGCGCCGACCTCGGCGGGAACGCGATTGTCGGGTGCGACGGTGGTGGCCGGCGGCAAGCTCATATCCATGAGACCCTATCGCGGTCGGCAGCGACCGCCACTCTCCGAAAAGTTTCGCCGCCCGCGCGAGGCGATACCAGCTCATGCGTTGGGGAACAGCATGAAGTCGGTGACCAACCCGGTGACCTCGCCGTGCTCGCCCCGGAGCACAAAAGTCGGATAGACGCCGTTGCCCCGACCGGAACTCAGGATGCTGACGTTCGCGCCGGTCTCCTCGTCGGTGACCGCAGAGATGTAGCCGAGAGCGGGCTCGGTGGGGAGTGGCCGGGGAACGTAGACCGCATCGACCTCGCTGATGTCCCAGCGCCACAGGGCCTTCAGCGCCTCGACGTCGGCGAGGGTGGCGCAGCCGGCGTCGACGGTGTGCCCTGTGTAGGCCCCTTCCTCCCGGAGGTCGGCGGCCGACTCGTCGGCGAGGAAAGCCATCTCCCACGTCAGCGCGGGTGCCGCACTGATGCGCAGCTCCAGCAACGCGTTGCGCCGGTCGACCTGCTTGCCGCGCTTGAACTGCGTTGCGACCCAGGCGAACAGCGGATAGGCGCCTGGGGCGACAGTCACCGGGAACGGCTCGTCGTCACGGGTGGAGAGGGGATCGCAGGCGACCACGCGACCGGTCGGCAGGACGACCGGGTCGAGTGCGCATGACTCGATGACGAACTCCGACCGCTT
Proteins encoded in this window:
- a CDS encoding serine hydrolase domain-containing protein, which produces MSLPPATTVAPDNRVPAEVGARLTDLLEKLVTRRDVHHAALTIANGEGTQRWSAASGRADHPIRPDDPFFIASITKRFIIALVIQAAERGEIELGAPITGYLPTQATDGLHVLGGVDRTSAITVRHLASHTSGLPDHFEKRRGGPSLDDQLAAGRDVAWTFEDMIRTTRDQQRPHFAPQDLTVSRQKARYSDTGFQLLIRILETATQRSFAELLTERIIGPLGLTSTWLPGHRPPESTAAPTPLYAKQRRVELPSLIQSSNDLFSSSGDLLTFQRALLGGELFREQSSSRLLTERRNRLRNIPVLRYGLGTMFFGVGRLASAGRHPVTLIGHSGATGTWLFHCPELDLHLTGTVDQTKGRAIPFRLMTRCLNIWRA
- a CDS encoding DUF4241 domain-containing protein, with the protein product MVYDPDLDILMVDGYRHRWKRSEFVIESCALDPVVLPTGRVVACDPLSTRDDEPFPVTVAPGAYPLFAWVATQFKRGKQVDRRNALLELRISAAPALTWEMAFLADESAADLREEGAYTGHTVDAGCATLADVEALKALWRWDISEVDAVYVPRPLPTEPALGYISAVTDEETGANVSILSSGRGNGVYPTFVLRGEHGEVTGLVTDFMLFPNA